The following proteins are encoded in a genomic region of Natrinema sp. DC36:
- the gfo6 gene encoding D-xylose 1-dehydrogenase Gfo6 — MALEDAFSQFTRRDWEHESVEGTVRLAVVGIGGFARQRALPAIAAGNYCETTVLVTSSPDRTVPVAEEYDVDHVVDYDGFLAGDLVDAYDGIYVAVPNAFHGRYATSAAEFGKHVICEKPLETTAERARDVVDACADAGVTLMTAYRLQTEPTVRRARELVREGVIGDVVQVHAGFSHPLLEHADPDTWRLDPDLAGGGALVDLGIYPLNTIRFLLDCEPTGVYATTHSSGDPFADVDEHVAVQLEYETGATASCTASFDAHARSALELVGTEGMIDIESPFGGVVPQEMVVESGDVRMEYTGPPVDEVREEFDYFGYCVLTGTDPEPDGEDGLADLRAIEAAYESAETGRRVSLE; from the coding sequence ATGGCACTCGAGGACGCCTTCTCGCAGTTCACGCGGCGAGACTGGGAGCACGAATCCGTCGAGGGAACGGTCCGACTCGCCGTCGTCGGTATCGGCGGCTTCGCACGACAGCGTGCGCTCCCCGCGATCGCGGCGGGCAACTACTGCGAGACGACGGTGCTCGTCACGAGTTCACCGGATCGCACCGTTCCCGTCGCCGAGGAGTACGACGTCGACCACGTCGTCGACTACGACGGGTTCCTCGCCGGCGATCTGGTCGACGCCTACGACGGGATCTACGTCGCGGTACCGAACGCGTTTCACGGGCGATACGCCACTTCGGCGGCCGAGTTCGGGAAGCACGTCATCTGCGAGAAGCCCCTCGAGACCACCGCCGAGCGCGCTCGAGACGTCGTCGACGCCTGCGCCGACGCCGGCGTGACGCTGATGACGGCCTACCGGCTCCAGACCGAGCCGACGGTTCGGCGCGCGCGGGAACTCGTCCGCGAGGGCGTGATCGGCGACGTCGTGCAGGTCCACGCCGGTTTTTCGCACCCGCTGCTCGAGCACGCCGATCCCGACACGTGGCGGCTCGATCCCGACCTCGCGGGCGGCGGCGCGCTGGTCGATCTCGGGATCTACCCGCTCAACACGATCCGGTTTCTCCTCGATTGCGAGCCCACGGGCGTGTACGCCACCACCCACTCGAGCGGCGACCCGTTCGCCGACGTCGACGAACACGTCGCCGTCCAGCTCGAGTACGAGACCGGCGCGACGGCCTCCTGTACCGCCAGTTTCGACGCCCACGCCCGGAGCGCCCTCGAACTGGTCGGCACGGAGGGGATGATCGACATCGAGTCGCCGTTCGGCGGCGTCGTCCCCCAGGAAATGGTCGTCGAGAGCGGCGACGTTCGGATGGAGTACACCGGCCCGCCGGTCGACGAGGTTCGCGAGGAGTTCGACTACTTCGGCTACTGCGTGCTGACCGGGACCGATCCCGAACCCGACGGCGAAGACGGACTCGCGGACCTTCGTGCGATCGAGGCCGCCTACGAGTCGGCCGAGACGGGCCGTCGAGTGAGCCTCGAGTGA
- a CDS encoding MGMT family protein — MEDVTDAGIYARESPYLDRYVQIGAASGRVLSVSFPEIPDDGAEDDHAVLDRIFEYLDGLEPITFDDVQVAMTMPTDQRAVLEGVQEIPYGDQVTVETLARMTSGLDHENEDDIILVRTALDENPAPLLIPDHRVRDGPSAAPPDIEQKLRSLEGL, encoded by the coding sequence ATGGAGGACGTTACGGACGCTGGAATCTACGCGCGGGAATCGCCGTACCTCGACCGGTACGTCCAGATCGGAGCCGCCAGCGGGCGAGTCCTGAGCGTCTCGTTCCCGGAGATCCCCGACGACGGTGCCGAGGACGACCACGCCGTTCTCGATCGGATCTTCGAGTACCTCGACGGCCTCGAGCCGATCACCTTCGACGACGTGCAGGTCGCGATGACCATGCCGACCGACCAGCGGGCGGTCCTCGAGGGGGTCCAGGAGATTCCCTACGGCGATCAGGTCACCGTCGAGACGCTCGCCCGGATGACCTCCGGACTCGATCACGAGAACGAGGACGACATCATTCTCGTCCGAACCGCGCTCGACGAGAACCCCGCCCCGCTCCTCATTCCGGATCACCGCGTGCGCGACGGTCCCAGCGCCGCCCCGCCGGACATCGAACAGAAGCTTCGGTCGCTCGAGGGGCTGTAA
- a CDS encoding CoA pyrophosphatase → MTTRLTLEPIAAYEPTEITDQEYDAAVLAPIVDRDGEDHLLFTRRADHLGEHPGQMSFPGGGAESVDETILETALREANEEIGLERNEAEVVGQLDDIRTVTEYAVTPFVAHVPDREYVREESEVAEIVVLPLSGLLDPDNYEYERRSHPYYGEIVIHYFRVNGYTVWGATGRILVQLLELATAFEAPEKVDRSEF, encoded by the coding sequence ATGACGACGAGACTGACCCTCGAGCCGATCGCGGCGTACGAGCCCACCGAGATTACCGATCAAGAGTACGACGCGGCCGTCCTCGCGCCGATCGTCGACCGCGACGGCGAGGACCACCTGCTCTTCACCCGCCGGGCCGACCACCTCGGCGAACACCCCGGACAGATGAGCTTTCCCGGCGGCGGGGCCGAGTCGGTCGACGAGACGATCCTCGAGACGGCCCTCAGAGAGGCCAACGAGGAGATCGGCCTCGAGCGCAACGAAGCCGAGGTGGTCGGACAGCTCGACGACATCCGGACGGTCACCGAGTACGCCGTGACGCCCTTCGTCGCGCACGTGCCCGATCGGGAGTACGTTCGTGAGGAGAGCGAGGTCGCCGAAATCGTCGTCCTTCCCCTCTCGGGGCTCCTCGATCCGGACAATTACGAGTACGAGCGCCGGAGCCACCCCTACTACGGCGAGATCGTGATTCACTACTTCCGCGTGAACGGCTACACCGTCTGGGGTGCGACGGGTCGGATTCTGGTACAGTTGCTCGAGTTGGCGACGGCGTTCGAAGCGCCCGAGAAGGTCGATCGGTCGGAGTTCTAA
- a CDS encoding glycosyl transferase family 2: MEYVQERIATLHEFGEGDGMSEALARDAAAAVGETAIVVPMTAREYESPAAERVLGELERLEPSPAAVFVPVRAAAGEIGAFREWLDGFALPIRVLWCNAPGVDALLAEAGLAGDFGKGRDVWLALGPAADGGDAVVVHDADARSYEGEHVRRLLAPLTMEYDFSKGYYARVERGRLYGRLFRLFYEPLVRALADTHDAPIVDYLGAFRYALAGEFAVTDELARRLRAPRAWGLEVGTLGDAYETAGFGGTAQVDLGRHEHDHRAVAGDAGLEGMSREVAAALLRVLEEHGVDLDYETLPERYRAVGDDLIDGYRADAAFNDLEYDPADERDQLARYAGSIAPPGSDARLPRWTEAPFTPADVLAAARPWQNRRIGSRSQD, encoded by the coding sequence ATGGAGTACGTCCAGGAGCGGATCGCGACGCTCCACGAGTTCGGCGAGGGCGACGGGATGAGTGAGGCCCTCGCCCGCGACGCCGCGGCCGCGGTCGGCGAAACGGCCATCGTCGTCCCGATGACCGCCCGCGAGTACGAGAGCCCCGCCGCCGAACGCGTCCTCGGTGAACTCGAGCGCCTCGAGCCGTCGCCTGCGGCGGTCTTCGTTCCCGTCCGCGCCGCCGCCGGCGAGATCGGGGCGTTCCGCGAGTGGCTCGACGGCTTCGCGCTGCCGATCCGCGTCCTCTGGTGTAACGCACCCGGCGTCGATGCGCTGCTCGCCGAGGCGGGGCTGGCGGGCGACTTCGGAAAGGGCCGAGACGTCTGGCTCGCGCTCGGGCCCGCCGCCGACGGCGGCGACGCCGTCGTCGTCCACGACGCCGACGCCCGAAGCTACGAGGGCGAGCACGTTCGCCGGCTGCTCGCGCCGCTGACGATGGAGTACGATTTTTCGAAGGGATACTACGCTCGCGTCGAACGCGGCCGGCTCTACGGTCGACTCTTTCGCCTGTTCTACGAACCGCTCGTTCGAGCGCTCGCGGACACCCACGACGCGCCCATCGTCGACTACCTCGGCGCGTTCCGGTACGCGCTGGCCGGCGAGTTCGCCGTGACCGACGAGCTCGCCCGACGGCTCCGCGCACCGCGCGCGTGGGGCCTCGAGGTCGGCACGCTCGGCGACGCCTACGAAACCGCCGGCTTCGGCGGAACCGCCCAGGTCGACCTCGGCCGCCACGAGCACGACCACCGCGCGGTCGCCGGCGACGCCGGTCTCGAGGGAATGAGCCGCGAGGTCGCCGCCGCGCTCTTGCGCGTGCTCGAGGAACACGGGGTCGACCTCGACTACGAGACGCTACCGGAGCGCTATCGCGCCGTCGGCGACGACCTGATCGACGGCTATCGCGCCGACGCGGCGTTCAACGACCTCGAGTACGACCCGGCGGACGAACGGGACCAGCTGGCGCGCTACGCCGGATCGATCGCGCCGCCGGGATCGGACGCGCGCCTGCCGCGGTGGACCGAGGCCCCGTTCACGCCGGCGGACGTGCTCGCAGCGGCCCGGCCGTGGCAGAACCGACGCATCGGCTCGCGCTCGCAAGACTAA
- a CDS encoding HVO_0758 family zinc finger protein, which yields MKSVRKALREDELEKDTYDRLVCAECEKPLKTENDPDEIKTVRICPDCEAEWKEIR from the coding sequence ATGAAATCAGTCCGGAAGGCGCTTCGCGAAGACGAACTCGAGAAGGACACCTACGATCGGCTCGTCTGTGCCGAGTGCGAGAAGCCGCTGAAGACCGAAAACGACCCGGACGAGATCAAGACGGTCCGGATTTGCCCCGACTGCGAGGCGGAGTGGAAAGAGATCCGATAG
- a CDS encoding DHH family phosphoesterase, which produces MSLRSAPTAATFVGANPLVTESIGDSIRSLDPLVLSLLVLAVVALVLGGWWVIRWFRRPPGVRLQRVLASHDDVTVLMHPNPDPDAMSCAMGVARIAESVDTDATLQFSGEIRHQENRAFRTVLDLDIESIDASSQLESNAVVLVDHNTPRGFTGAQTVEPVAVVDHHPGNGAGTKFTDVRTEYGAASTILVEYLHDIGATMADEEDSSGVEISPQLATGLLYGIQSDTNHLTNGCSRAEFDACAALFSGIDEDLLDRIANPQVSDDVLQVKATAITQKRVEGPFAVCDVGEVGNVDAIPQAADELMHLEGVTAVVVYGENDGTLHLSGRSRDDRVHMGETLRHAISDIPMASAGGHARMGGGQLSVDHMNGIGPSDGISRDEFEERLFSSMAGER; this is translated from the coding sequence ATGAGCTTACGGAGCGCCCCGACAGCCGCGACGTTCGTCGGGGCGAACCCGCTGGTGACCGAGTCGATCGGCGACTCGATCCGGTCCCTCGATCCGCTCGTTCTCTCGCTACTGGTTCTGGCCGTCGTCGCGCTCGTCTTGGGTGGCTGGTGGGTGATTCGATGGTTTCGGCGACCGCCGGGCGTTCGGCTCCAGCGCGTGTTAGCATCGCACGATGACGTGACGGTACTGATGCATCCGAACCCCGATCCCGACGCCATGTCCTGTGCGATGGGCGTCGCGAGGATCGCCGAGTCGGTCGACACCGACGCGACCCTCCAGTTCTCCGGCGAGATCCGCCACCAGGAAAACCGCGCGTTTCGGACCGTCCTCGATCTGGACATCGAATCAATCGACGCGAGTTCGCAACTCGAGTCGAACGCGGTGGTTCTGGTCGATCACAACACGCCGCGGGGATTCACCGGGGCCCAGACCGTCGAACCGGTCGCGGTCGTCGACCACCATCCCGGCAACGGGGCCGGCACGAAGTTCACCGACGTGCGGACGGAATACGGTGCGGCGTCGACGATCCTCGTCGAGTACCTGCACGACATCGGCGCGACGATGGCCGACGAAGAGGACTCGAGCGGGGTCGAAATCTCGCCGCAACTGGCGACGGGGCTGCTGTACGGTATCCAGTCCGATACGAACCACCTGACGAACGGCTGTTCGCGGGCGGAGTTCGACGCCTGCGCCGCCCTGTTTTCCGGGATCGACGAGGACCTGCTCGACCGGATCGCGAACCCGCAGGTCAGCGACGACGTGTTGCAGGTCAAGGCGACGGCGATCACTCAGAAGCGCGTCGAGGGCCCCTTCGCCGTCTGCGACGTCGGCGAGGTCGGCAACGTCGACGCGATTCCCCAGGCCGCGGACGAACTCATGCACCTCGAGGGAGTCACGGCGGTCGTCGTCTACGGCGAAAACGACGGAACGCTTCACCTCTCCGGCCGATCGCGCGACGATCGGGTCCATATGGGCGAGACGCTGCGCCACGCCATCAGCGACATTCCGATGGCCAGCGCGGGCGGCCACGCGCGGATGGGCGGCGGACAGCTCTCGGTCGACCACATGAACGGAATCGGGCCCTCCGACGGGATCAGTCGCGACGAGTTCGAGGAGCGGCTCTTTTCTTCGATGGCGGGCGAACGGTAG
- a CDS encoding SDR family oxidoreductase, producing the protein MKVAILGCGHVGIELGRQLAARDNEPIGVRRSDEGLERIEAAGFEGVRADVTDRGSLAAVPDVDAIVFAASSGGRGAEAAREVYVDGLRTAIEEFGERENAPERLVYTSSTGVHGDHDGDWVDEETPLEPTTDKTEVLAEAERIALELPPEHGFEGTVARFAGLYGPGRYRLERYLEGPVTEGYLNMVHRDDAAGAVRYLLEEDLARGEVVQVVDDEPASKWAFADWLAGECGVENPPKRTKAERLADDDVSAAGRRRILTSKRCSNEKLRDLGYEFAYPTFREGYRDAIERYRADDAD; encoded by the coding sequence ATGAAGGTCGCAATTCTGGGTTGCGGACACGTCGGCATCGAGCTGGGCCGACAGCTCGCGGCTCGAGACAACGAGCCGATCGGCGTTCGCCGGTCGGACGAGGGCCTCGAACGGATCGAAGCGGCCGGCTTCGAGGGGGTACGGGCGGACGTTACCGACCGCGGGTCGCTCGCAGCGGTACCGGACGTCGACGCGATCGTCTTCGCCGCCAGTAGCGGCGGCCGGGGTGCCGAGGCCGCCCGCGAGGTGTACGTCGACGGATTGCGGACCGCGATCGAGGAGTTCGGCGAACGCGAGAACGCGCCCGAGCGGCTGGTCTACACCTCGTCGACGGGTGTCCACGGCGACCACGACGGCGACTGGGTCGACGAGGAGACGCCGCTCGAGCCCACCACCGACAAGACCGAGGTGCTCGCCGAGGCCGAGCGGATCGCGCTCGAGTTACCCCCGGAGCACGGCTTCGAGGGAACAGTGGCTCGCTTCGCCGGGCTCTACGGCCCCGGCCGGTACCGACTCGAGCGCTACCTCGAGGGGCCCGTCACCGAGGGCTACCTGAACATGGTCCACCGGGACGACGCCGCGGGGGCGGTCCGCTACCTGCTCGAGGAGGACCTCGCGCGTGGCGAGGTCGTGCAGGTAGTCGACGACGAGCCGGCGTCGAAGTGGGCGTTCGCTGACTGGCTGGCCGGCGAGTGCGGCGTCGAAAACCCGCCGAAGCGGACGAAGGCCGAACGGCTCGCGGACGACGACGTCTCCGCGGCGGGCCGCCGGCGAATCCTGACGAGCAAGCGCTGCTCGAACGAGAAACTGCGCGATCTCGGCTACGAGTTCGCCTATCCGACCTTTCGAGAGGGATATCGCGACGCGATCGAACGCTATCGGGCTGACGACGCCGACTGA
- a CDS encoding sulfite oxidase, translated as MSNAERSENRRREVDAILERKPGTEAVTDLEDRYRVVGAADRATYANWLTPIEDHYVCHRNETLDPAADEWTVALEGALERETELGMAELREEYPTVAVAHTMECAGNGRGYFDPETGSVQWEYGAVSTAIWTGAPLSAILADHGATTDEGLWITAVGGDHPEVDGENDRFARSIPLEKALEDCILAYEMNGEALPPEHGHPVRLLVPGWYGVNSVKWLTELHITETMVHGEEWADRDGDDFTRWQQSSYRIHPEGVRPESNATISTFDTWDQLESDEIDHPYTFDENVKSTIGRPADGATVNPREDGIVEIVGVAWAGDDEVTTIEISTDGGDSWREGEFFGPNYDCAWRLFRDAWEPSPGTYTLVSRATDERGRRQPARIAGPDEDTDDEYPWNEGGYAENASLPHAVEVTIE; from the coding sequence ATGTCGAACGCCGAGCGCAGCGAAAACCGACGACGGGAGGTCGACGCGATCCTGGAGCGCAAACCCGGCACCGAGGCCGTCACCGATCTCGAGGACCGGTATCGAGTCGTCGGCGCGGCCGATCGAGCGACGTACGCGAACTGGCTCACGCCGATCGAGGACCACTACGTCTGCCACCGCAACGAGACGCTGGATCCGGCGGCCGACGAGTGGACGGTCGCGCTCGAGGGGGCCCTCGAGCGTGAGACCGAACTGGGGATGGCCGAGCTTCGCGAGGAGTACCCCACGGTCGCGGTCGCGCACACGATGGAGTGTGCGGGCAACGGCCGCGGCTACTTCGACCCCGAGACGGGGAGCGTCCAGTGGGAGTACGGAGCCGTCAGCACCGCGATCTGGACGGGCGCACCGCTGAGCGCGATTCTTGCGGACCACGGCGCGACGACCGACGAGGGACTGTGGATCACCGCGGTCGGCGGCGATCACCCCGAAGTCGACGGCGAGAACGACCGGTTCGCCCGCTCGATCCCGCTGGAAAAGGCGCTCGAGGACTGCATCCTCGCCTACGAGATGAACGGCGAGGCGCTGCCGCCCGAACACGGCCACCCCGTTCGCTTGCTCGTTCCCGGCTGGTACGGCGTCAACAGCGTCAAGTGGCTGACCGAACTTCACATCACGGAGACGATGGTCCACGGCGAGGAGTGGGCCGACCGCGACGGTGACGATTTCACCCGGTGGCAGCAGTCGTCCTACCGGATCCATCCCGAGGGCGTCCGCCCTGAATCCAACGCGACGATCTCGACGTTCGACACCTGGGACCAACTCGAGTCCGACGAGATCGACCACCCCTACACCTTCGACGAGAACGTCAAGTCCACGATCGGTCGTCCCGCGGACGGCGCGACCGTCAACCCGCGCGAGGACGGGATCGTCGAAATCGTCGGCGTCGCCTGGGCCGGCGACGACGAGGTGACGACGATCGAAATATCGACCGACGGCGGCGACAGCTGGCGGGAGGGGGAGTTCTTCGGCCCGAACTACGACTGCGCGTGGCGGCTGTTTCGCGACGCGTGGGAGCCGTCGCCCGGCACGTATACGCTCGTCTCTCGAGCCACGGACGAACGCGGCCGCCGCCAGCCCGCGCGGATCGCCGGACCGGACGAGGACACCGACGACGAGTATCCGTGGAACGAGGGCGGCTACGCCGAGAATGCGTCGCTTCCCCACGCGGTCGAAGTCACTATCGAGTGA
- a CDS encoding DUF5791 family protein, producing MFYEQRMTVPDSPAELRVEYEDDLAAIVDDRGPAAVASETSLEAETLEALSAGDSPELTLEEAAEIQSLAEGTPDPETIVTMALEHLLLGMSTAVLDVDAVESHLEIELDAKEVHQKIEGRAPMSFDEFVHVQHVIVDSAP from the coding sequence ATGTTCTACGAACAGCGGATGACCGTCCCCGACTCGCCCGCCGAGCTCCGGGTCGAGTACGAGGACGACCTCGCAGCGATCGTCGACGACCGCGGCCCCGCGGCCGTCGCGAGCGAAACCAGCCTCGAGGCAGAGACGCTCGAGGCACTTTCGGCCGGCGACTCGCCAGAACTGACCCTCGAGGAGGCGGCCGAGATTCAGTCGCTCGCCGAGGGAACGCCGGATCCGGAGACGATCGTCACGATGGCGCTCGAGCATCTCCTGCTGGGGATGTCGACGGCGGTGCTCGACGTTGACGCGGTGGAGAGTCACCTCGAGATCGAGCTGGACGCCAAGGAGGTCCACCAGAAGATCGAGGGGCGAGCGCCGATGTCGTTCGACGAGTTCGTCCACGTCCAGCACGTGATCGTGGACAGTGCGCCGTAG
- a CDS encoding tubulin/FtsZ family protein — MKVALIGVGQAGGKITERLARFDADMGFGAVQGALAINSADADLQSLDIVDTQLIGADRVNGHGVGGDNELGTEVMQSDIQQVLGSLDGRVTSTAEAIFVVAGLGGGTGSGGAPVLVHHLQQVYDVPIYALGVLPGRNEGALYQANAGRSLKTLLREADSTLLIDNDAWHEQGESVEGAFETINEKIAQRVGLLFASGEAVEGVGESVVDSSEVINTLRAGGVAVLGYATEIASEDSGENITTAMSVSRQALLTGTSLPDATTADSALLVIAGQPDAIPRKGVEKSRRWLEDETGSMQVRGGDFPLDSDRLGALVLLGGAERSDRIEAFMERAREAKEAQETESTDHADQFADDRLENLF, encoded by the coding sequence ATGAAAGTTGCCCTGATCGGAGTCGGTCAGGCCGGTGGGAAGATCACCGAACGGCTCGCCCGGTTCGACGCGGACATGGGTTTCGGAGCCGTTCAGGGTGCGCTGGCCATCAATTCCGCGGACGCAGACCTCCAGTCGCTCGACATCGTCGACACGCAGCTGATCGGTGCCGACCGCGTTAACGGCCACGGCGTCGGCGGCGACAACGAACTCGGCACGGAAGTCATGCAGTCGGACATCCAGCAGGTCCTCGGCTCGCTCGACGGCCGCGTCACCTCGACGGCGGAAGCGATCTTCGTGGTCGCCGGCCTCGGCGGGGGCACCGGCAGCGGCGGCGCGCCCGTGCTCGTCCACCACCTCCAGCAGGTCTACGACGTCCCGATCTACGCGCTCGGCGTCCTGCCCGGACGCAACGAGGGGGCGCTCTACCAGGCCAACGCCGGCCGCTCGCTGAAGACGCTCCTCCGGGAGGCCGATTCGACGCTGCTGATCGACAACGACGCCTGGCACGAACAGGGCGAGAGCGTCGAAGGGGCCTTCGAAACGATCAACGAGAAGATCGCCCAGCGGGTCGGCCTGCTGTTCGCCTCCGGCGAGGCCGTCGAGGGCGTCGGGGAAAGCGTCGTCGACTCGAGCGAGGTCATCAACACCCTCCGCGCGGGCGGCGTCGCGGTACTCGGCTACGCGACCGAGATCGCGAGCGAGGACAGCGGCGAGAACATTACCACCGCGATGAGCGTTTCGAGACAGGCGCTGTTGACGGGGACGAGCCTGCCGGACGCGACGACGGCCGACTCGGCGCTGCTGGTCATCGCCGGCCAGCCCGACGCGATCCCCCGGAAGGGCGTCGAGAAGTCCCGGCGCTGGCTCGAGGACGAGACCGGAAGTATGCAGGTCCGCGGCGGGGACTTCCCGCTTGACAGCGATCGCCTCGGCGCGCTGGTCTTACTCGGCGGCGCGGAGCGATCCGATCGGATCGAGGCGTTCATGGAACGGGCCCGGGAGGCGAAGGAAGCCCAGGAGACGGAATCGACCGACCACGCCGACCAGTTCGCTGACGATCGGCTCGAGAACCTCTTCTAG
- a CDS encoding glycoside hydrolase family 2 encodes MTEEWTGGIVTDRGGDGPPTVAEWEPVSVPGRPPSFAGAGPIAYRTRFPDPRDDETERAMLELRGAYDRAEIWLNGTRLATHEPHFVPASLEFDPRPANELIVVCERPESFAGIYATDAVPDRLGTPGIWWGLEVESRPRTLLRQFEARPRLGAAREASASAETAANGAANATTDGGGAAIDVSFAVDTDVGIDDAVSLSLRPEGFRGGASMERIPIEAEAGERTTVSRTVSIREPSLWWPRGYGPQHRYTVRAKLGADAVERTVGLRHVERDADGLLVNGRRVRARGFTRLPGGDPREDVRRAVDANATLLRARAHVPRRSFYEACDEAGVLVWQDLPASGAELPVDRGTELASALVETYGHHPSLAMVGVQDQPTDPYESPLGSGFLAKLAVRYRAWRTAVDRGPATEIAAALPDELPVVPVTGPPGTDPDAAHLFPGWQYLEAADIDWLLETYPVLGEVVGRFGAGSLADDDADPTAVPGLEPALLERGATGVEGSQREQARTLKTVAEALRRRGCGVFAASTLRDGAPGGGMGVHTVEGDPKRAAEAIAQSYEPVQAVLDGPPAPGTVGITLCNDTHEALEPIVGWRAGDRTDAERVSVGPLETAPAGSARIPPEADRVALEIAVGNQTVRNGYRI; translated from the coding sequence ATGACCGAGGAGTGGACCGGCGGGATCGTCACGGATCGCGGCGGTGACGGCCCGCCAACCGTCGCGGAGTGGGAGCCGGTTTCGGTCCCCGGACGACCCCCGTCGTTCGCCGGAGCGGGACCGATCGCCTATCGAACGCGGTTTCCGGACCCTCGAGACGACGAGACCGAACGCGCGATGCTCGAACTCCGCGGGGCCTACGACCGCGCGGAAATCTGGCTGAACGGCACGCGTCTGGCCACGCACGAGCCACACTTCGTGCCGGCCAGCCTCGAGTTCGATCCCCGACCCGCGAACGAACTGATCGTCGTCTGCGAGCGCCCCGAGTCGTTCGCGGGCATCTACGCGACCGACGCGGTTCCCGACCGGCTCGGAACGCCCGGTATCTGGTGGGGCCTCGAGGTCGAATCGCGGCCCCGAACGCTTCTCCGGCAGTTCGAGGCGCGGCCGCGACTGGGCGCGGCCCGGGAAGCGTCCGCGAGCGCGGAGACCGCCGCGAACGGGGCCGCGAACGCGACCACTGACGGCGGCGGCGCGGCGATCGACGTCTCATTCGCGGTCGACACCGACGTGGGGATCGACGACGCGGTGTCGCTGTCGCTGCGACCGGAGGGGTTTCGCGGAGGCGCCTCGATGGAGCGGATTCCGATCGAGGCCGAGGCGGGCGAGCGAACGACGGTCTCCAGAACGGTATCGATCAGGGAGCCGTCGCTGTGGTGGCCCCGCGGGTACGGCCCGCAACACCGGTACACGGTGCGGGCGAAACTGGGCGCCGACGCCGTCGAACGGACCGTCGGGCTCCGCCACGTCGAACGCGACGCCGACGGCCTGCTGGTCAACGGCCGGCGCGTCCGGGCCCGCGGATTCACGCGACTCCCCGGCGGTGACCCGCGCGAGGACGTCCGCCGGGCCGTCGACGCGAACGCGACGCTGCTTCGTGCTCGCGCGCACGTCCCGCGAAGATCGTTCTACGAGGCCTGCGACGAGGCCGGGGTTCTCGTCTGGCAGGATCTGCCCGCCAGCGGAGCCGAGCTTCCCGTCGACCGGGGAACGGAGCTGGCGTCCGCGCTCGTCGAGACGTACGGGCACCATCCGAGCCTCGCGATGGTCGGCGTGCAGGATCAACCGACGGACCCGTACGAATCGCCGCTGGGAAGCGGCTTCCTCGCGAAACTCGCCGTTCGGTATCGGGCGTGGCGGACGGCGGTCGATCGCGGTCCCGCGACCGAGATCGCCGCGGCCCTCCCAGACGAGCTGCCGGTCGTTCCCGTGACGGGGCCGCCGGGAACCGATCCAGACGCGGCCCACCTCTTCCCCGGTTGGCAGTACCTCGAGGCCGCGGATATCGACTGGCTCCTCGAGACCTATCCCGTACTCGGCGAGGTGGTTGGCAGGTTCGGAGCCGGCTCGCTAGCGGACGACGACGCCGATCCGACTGCGGTTCCCGGTCTCGAGCCGGCGCTGCTCGAGCGCGGCGCGACCGGTGTCGAGGGGTCACAGCGAGAGCAGGCACGAACGCTGAAGACTGTCGCGGAGGCGCTTCGGCGGCGGGGCTGTGGCGTCTTCGCGGCATCGACGCTCCGGGACGGCGCGCCGGGCGGCGGAATGGGCGTCCACACCGTCGAGGGTGACCCGAAGCGAGCCGCCGAGGCGATCGCGCAGTCCTACGAGCCCGTCCAGGCCGTCCTCGACGGACCACCGGCTCCCGGGACGGTCGGCATTACCCTCTGTAACGACACGCACGAGGCACTCGAGCCGATCGTCGGCTGGCGGGCCGGCGACCGCACGGACGCGGAACGGGTCAGCGTCGGCCCGCTCGAAACGGCGCCCGCCGGATCGGCGCGGATTCCGCCGGAGGCGGACCGGGTCGCCCTCGAAATCGCCGTCGGTAATCAGACGGTTCGAAACGGGTATCGGATATAA